The Candidatus Thiodiazotropha endoloripes genome has a window encoding:
- the xrtH gene encoding exosortase H, translating to MLRFALLFTAILIGLFTLELMPFGQQWVVIPFTAFIAKISAWLIQLFDHGVHAYGIVLLDKASGFAVSIEAGCNGIEASIVLIAAMFAFPASLRMKLIGIAIGILAIQAMNLLRIISLFYLGQWNQTAFEWAHLYIWQSLIILDVLVVFLIWLRYLPRVKPHHGPEHASA from the coding sequence ATGCTTCGATTTGCACTGCTTTTTACCGCCATTCTCATCGGCCTGTTTACCTTGGAACTGATGCCTTTCGGGCAGCAGTGGGTGGTCATTCCCTTCACCGCCTTTATTGCGAAAATCAGTGCCTGGCTGATTCAGCTGTTTGATCATGGGGTGCACGCCTACGGGATTGTGCTGCTGGACAAGGCGAGTGGTTTTGCGGTCTCCATCGAGGCGGGATGCAATGGTATCGAGGCGAGTATCGTACTGATTGCGGCGATGTTCGCCTTCCCAGCGAGTTTGCGGATGAAACTGATCGGGATCGCGATCGGAATCCTGGCAATCCAGGCGATGAACCTGCTCAGAATCATCAGTCTCTTCTATCTGGGGCAGTGGAATCAGACCGCGTTTGAGTGGGCCCATCTCTACATCTGGCAGTCACTGATCATACTCGATGTGCTGGTGGTGTTTCTGATCTGGTTGCGCTACCTGCCGAGAGTGAAGCCGCATCACGGGCCTGAGCATGCTTCGGCTTAG
- a CDS encoding exosortase H-associated membrane protein, which translates to MLRLSSINPVAAFIIKVVFWLPVCLAGWYYLAPSLVWPVGLLSDWILTVLFPQIFQGVEQQGDRLDFVTLLAMPAELLRGQQPGVSGDLVFTVNPLLYSYGLPLYTALSIATPGDARDEDLKWNKWLWGLPLLFLFQVWGVCFDGLKTLLFTLGPDVSAQLAFTPLAMDGVALGYQLGYLILPSVLPLVIWVVQYRAYLTEMVWATE; encoded by the coding sequence ATGCTTCGGCTTAGCTCGATCAACCCGGTCGCCGCCTTCATTATCAAGGTGGTGTTCTGGCTGCCGGTCTGCCTGGCGGGCTGGTACTATCTGGCGCCGAGTCTGGTCTGGCCTGTGGGGCTACTCAGCGACTGGATTCTGACTGTACTGTTTCCGCAGATCTTCCAGGGGGTCGAGCAGCAGGGGGATCGTCTCGACTTCGTCACCCTGCTGGCGATGCCGGCTGAGCTGCTGAGAGGTCAGCAGCCCGGGGTCAGCGGTGACCTGGTCTTTACCGTCAATCCACTGCTCTACAGCTACGGTCTACCCCTCTATACCGCGCTTTCGATTGCAACACCCGGAGATGCCAGGGATGAGGATCTCAAATGGAACAAATGGCTGTGGGGATTGCCGCTGCTGTTTCTGTTCCAGGTGTGGGGCGTCTGTTTCGATGGCCTGAAGACACTGCTCTTCACCCTGGGACCGGACGTTTCGGCACAGCTGGCGTTTACCCCCTTGGCGATGGATGGTGTCGCCCTTGGCTATCAGCTGGGCTATCTGATTCTGCCATCCGTATTGCCGTTGGTGATCTGGGTCGTACAATACCGGGCCTATCTGACCGAGATGGTCTGGGCCACGGAGTGA
- a CDS encoding TolC family protein: MGEICATEQITSPAFQNLLLRLQQHPTLRVSMAERSHWQANADGSMGLPDPNITLGLNNLPVNEPTSFDRYLPSSRSLEFKQMIPGLSTRETRRDSHLARAALADLQRQLAFAELELRLVTALAQRRRIHAANEALDQQMALLMERERWLRGEMASGAAVYGRFDELDVKRAEIDEQKISLAGEAERWQAELRSLIDLVPPEGILPEIQPKRWSGDPQALLKIQIELGRLAVANSEVAERNAAFDSDYAISAAWQQRESGENFDGDDWFTLKFSATLPLWSTANQTPKLKAAEANVTKLMAQQEQQLRELTSDYQSALSNYQTAQRLLAAMARRQERLKALEAANRRRYEAGDLDLDGVIRPALKLAEVELDLARTELQRTIAAARINAMFVEEDR; encoded by the coding sequence TTGGGAGAGATCTGTGCGACTGAACAGATCACTTCGCCGGCTTTTCAGAATCTGCTGCTTCGTCTGCAGCAGCATCCAACCCTCAGGGTATCGATGGCGGAGCGTTCCCATTGGCAGGCCAATGCGGATGGCTCAATGGGTCTGCCCGATCCCAACATCACACTGGGTTTGAATAATCTGCCGGTGAATGAACCGACCAGCTTCGACCGCTATCTGCCGAGTAGCCGCAGCCTGGAATTCAAGCAGATGATACCCGGTTTGAGCACTCGAGAAACACGGCGGGATAGCCATCTTGCGCGGGCGGCGCTGGCTGATCTGCAGCGTCAACTGGCGTTCGCTGAACTGGAGTTGAGGTTGGTCACCGCACTGGCGCAACGGCGCAGAATCCATGCAGCCAATGAGGCGCTGGATCAGCAGATGGCATTGCTGATGGAGCGGGAGCGCTGGTTGAGGGGGGAGATGGCCTCGGGGGCTGCCGTCTACGGCCGGTTCGATGAGCTGGATGTGAAGCGGGCGGAGATCGATGAACAGAAAATCAGCCTCGCCGGTGAGGCTGAGCGCTGGCAGGCCGAACTGAGATCGTTGATCGATCTGGTTCCGCCCGAGGGGATTCTGCCGGAGATTCAACCGAAACGCTGGTCGGGTGACCCGCAGGCACTGCTGAAGATTCAGATCGAACTGGGCAGGCTGGCTGTAGCCAACTCCGAGGTGGCGGAGCGGAATGCCGCTTTCGATTCGGACTATGCGATCAGCGCTGCCTGGCAACAGCGGGAGTCGGGTGAGAATTTCGATGGGGATGATTGGTTCACATTGAAATTCAGTGCCACCCTGCCACTCTGGTCCACTGCCAATCAGACGCCGAAACTGAAAGCGGCAGAGGCCAACGTCACCAAACTGATGGCCCAGCAGGAGCAGCAGCTGAGGGAGCTCACCAGTGACTATCAGAGTGCCCTGTCCAACTACCAAACGGCGCAACGGCTACTCGCTGCCATGGCACGGCGTCAGGAGCGCCTTAAGGCCTTGGAAGCTGCCAACCGGCGTCGCTATGAAGCGGGAGACCTGGATCTTGACGGTGTCATCCGACCGGCCCTGAAACTGGCTGAAGTGGAGCTGGATCTGGCCCGGACAGAGCTGCAGCGAACCATCGCCGCAGCACGTATCAACGCCATGTTTGTGGAGGAGGACCGATGA
- a CDS encoding efflux RND transporter periplasmic adaptor subunit, with amino-acid sequence MSSIRTKAIYPLLLLILFSHYSWAEEATQYTCPMHPHYIATDMGSCPICGMDLVALETAGSMPSAETEAGERVVVTIAPETIQNMGVRYGRAEMTAFGSRVRAYGVVAESERLRSEVSSRVAGWLERLSVTAVGDPIKKGDLLYQLFSPDLVAAQRDYVSALQGGNQQRIRSAAVRLEALGVSKGFIKSLRKQGKVVDRVPFYAVTDGTLSELRVREGAYVRPGETLAVIQDYSTVWINAAVAEKDLSEVSMETPVQVILPNLPGQVIESQIDYIHPTVDPDSRTGRVRLALSNQAGRLRPGAYADVLFEIDLARRLAVEESALLIGETGPYLVVALGDGRFQPRSVRTGRSSGGFTEILEGVDSEDLIVVSGQFLIDSESALRESFQKLQRIKLGLDQLPLSQQQLAMLDHMIDAALYIHEALVDGYDISPDQLQPAREIRDLLWPGFGATRLGPIMQGAAEAIELAQQARTESALQQALHQLVSELQPWVLNGRRDHYQQQGVRLYQDQQAQQLWLQLAGEPVNPYGAADGELVE; translated from the coding sequence ATGAGTTCCATCCGTACAAAAGCAATCTATCCATTACTGCTGTTGATTCTGTTCAGCCACTACAGCTGGGCGGAAGAGGCCACTCAGTACACCTGCCCGATGCACCCCCACTACATCGCCACAGACATGGGCAGTTGCCCAATCTGCGGGATGGATCTGGTCGCGCTGGAGACGGCTGGATCGATGCCGTCGGCAGAGACTGAAGCCGGAGAGCGGGTCGTGGTAACCATTGCCCCGGAAACGATACAGAACATGGGGGTGCGGTACGGCCGGGCGGAGATGACAGCTTTTGGCAGTCGGGTGCGAGCCTATGGGGTGGTGGCAGAGAGTGAGCGGTTGCGCAGTGAAGTCTCCAGCCGGGTGGCTGGCTGGTTGGAGAGATTGTCGGTCACGGCCGTCGGTGATCCGATCAAAAAGGGTGATCTGCTCTATCAACTGTTCAGTCCCGATCTGGTGGCTGCCCAGCGGGACTATGTCAGTGCCTTACAGGGTGGCAACCAACAACGTATCCGTTCTGCCGCGGTTCGTCTCGAGGCATTGGGAGTCTCCAAAGGTTTTATAAAGAGTCTGCGCAAGCAGGGCAAGGTTGTCGACCGGGTGCCGTTTTACGCGGTGACCGATGGTACCTTGAGCGAGCTGCGGGTCAGAGAGGGGGCCTATGTTCGACCGGGTGAGACGTTGGCGGTAATACAGGACTACAGCACCGTGTGGATCAATGCGGCGGTGGCGGAAAAGGATCTGTCTGAGGTCAGCATGGAAACACCGGTGCAGGTGATTCTGCCAAATCTGCCGGGTCAGGTGATCGAGAGTCAGATCGACTATATCCACCCCACCGTCGATCCGGACAGCCGCACCGGCCGGGTTCGGCTGGCCCTGTCGAATCAAGCGGGACGGCTGCGCCCCGGCGCCTATGCGGATGTTCTGTTTGAGATCGATCTGGCGCGTCGGCTGGCTGTTGAGGAGAGTGCTCTGTTGATTGGTGAGACAGGTCCCTATCTGGTGGTGGCACTGGGTGATGGACGGTTTCAACCCCGCTCGGTTCGAACCGGACGGAGCAGTGGGGGATTTACCGAGATCCTTGAAGGTGTCGACAGTGAGGATCTGATCGTTGTCTCAGGGCAATTTCTGATCGACTCCGAAAGTGCCCTCAGGGAGTCGTTTCAAAAGTTGCAGCGTATCAAGTTGGGCTTGGATCAGTTGCCCCTGAGTCAGCAGCAGCTGGCGATGCTGGATCACATGATCGATGCGGCGCTCTACATCCATGAAGCACTGGTGGATGGCTACGATATCAGCCCGGATCAGCTGCAACCGGCGCGTGAGATTCGTGATCTGTTATGGCCCGGTTTCGGCGCCACTCGCCTGGGTCCAATCATGCAGGGTGCTGCCGAGGCAATTGAACTGGCCCAACAGGCACGCACCGAGAGTGCCCTACAGCAGGCGTTGCATCAGTTGGTGAGTGAGCTTCAACCCTGGGTGCTCAACGGTCGTCGGGATCACTATCAACAGCAGGGTGTGCGGCTCTATCAGGATCAACAGGCGCAACAGCTCTGGCTGCAGCTGGCGGGTGAGCCGGTCAACCCCTATGGTGCTGCTGACGGCGAGTTGGTCGAGTGA
- a CDS encoding efflux RND transporter permease subunit, with translation MSEQQSIVGDDPARSFVAKVIAWSVRNQLIVMIFTAGLAVAGLLALQRTPLDAIPDLSDTQVIIRTDFAGQAPQIVEDLVTYPLSATLLGLPKTEAVRGFSMFGTSFVYVIFQDGVDDYWARSRVAEALATVQKDLPQNATPRLGPDATGVGWIYQYALLDRSGRHDLAELRALQDWFLRFELATVAGVSEVASVGGFVREYQVLIDPNRLRAFDIPLVRVRQAVQAASMEVGGRVIERAETELMIRSRGYITSLQDLQRVVVQARNGTPVLLTDVARVIEGPELRRGLVELNGEGEVVGGIVVMRSGENALNVIKALEQKLQALQQGLPAGVEIQTVYDRAPLIRGAVDYLNHKLLEEGLVVALVCFIFLLHVRSAFVAIITLPLGVLGAFMVMSAQGITANIMSLGGIAIAIGAMVDASIVMVENAHRRLSDMPGSVGRKAQNAAILQSAKEVGPGLFFSLLIITVSFLPVFALTGESYRLFSPLAYTKTYAMAFASLLSVTLVPILMLWLIRGRIFREESNPLNRFFVALYKPILEFSMKWRVFTLAVAIAGIASLWYPYNKLGTEFMPALYEGELLYMPTTLPGVSISKAKEILAQTNRLILTLPEVDQVFGKVGRADTATDPAPISMIESWIRLKPKPEWRPGMTVGSLTKQLDERVNLPGLVNSWGYPIKIRMDMISTGIRTPVGIKISGQDLNQIGRIALDVEAVVKQVPGTRSAFADRVTGGKYLEIIPNRDELARRNIDLGLFQSIIQTALGGMKVAESVQGRERYNIMLRYDRPFRESIHQLSDILVPTPGGMHIPLGEVATIEYAPGPPMIKSEDARLTGWVFVDIDERDIGSYVDEARMRVAEQVDLPPGYAITWSGQYEQMLEARERLQVAIPAAVAIILVLLMIHFGRTDRTVMVMTALPFGLVGGLWAVYLAGYNLSVAVAVGFIALGGIAVETAVVMLIYIDQQVRQLPPVDHKTLFAAIMAGAVRRVRPKLMTVSVIIAGLLPIFFTEGPGSDVMRRIALPMVGGMLSTTVMTLIVIPVIYLIWESRRLPLSTENSTGDNDLSQQPQEV, from the coding sequence ATGTCTGAACAGCAATCCATCGTCGGGGATGATCCCGCCCGCTCGTTTGTCGCCAAGGTGATCGCCTGGTCGGTGCGGAATCAGTTGATCGTAATGATCTTTACTGCGGGTCTGGCGGTAGCCGGGCTGCTCGCCCTGCAGCGCACCCCGCTCGATGCGATACCCGATCTATCGGATACCCAGGTGATCATTCGCACCGACTTTGCCGGTCAGGCGCCACAGATCGTTGAAGACCTGGTCACCTACCCCCTCTCAGCAACCTTGTTGGGATTGCCGAAAACCGAGGCGGTGAGGGGATTCTCCATGTTCGGCACCAGCTTCGTCTATGTGATCTTTCAGGATGGGGTTGATGACTACTGGGCCCGGAGCCGAGTTGCTGAAGCGCTGGCCACGGTGCAGAAGGATCTGCCGCAGAACGCCACCCCGAGACTGGGGCCGGATGCCACCGGGGTGGGCTGGATCTACCAATATGCGCTGCTGGATCGTAGCGGCCGACATGACCTGGCGGAGCTGCGTGCCCTGCAGGACTGGTTTCTGCGCTTTGAGCTGGCGACGGTAGCCGGGGTCTCGGAGGTGGCTTCGGTGGGTGGGTTCGTACGTGAGTATCAGGTGTTGATCGACCCCAACAGACTACGCGCCTTCGATATTCCCCTGGTGCGGGTGCGCCAGGCGGTTCAGGCAGCCAGTATGGAGGTCGGTGGGCGAGTGATCGAACGGGCCGAGACCGAGCTGATGATCCGCTCCCGGGGCTACATCACTTCGCTGCAGGATCTTCAGCGGGTGGTGGTGCAGGCGAGAAACGGCACCCCGGTACTGCTGACCGATGTGGCGCGGGTGATCGAAGGTCCGGAGCTGCGCCGGGGACTGGTGGAGCTGAATGGTGAGGGGGAGGTGGTCGGCGGTATCGTGGTGATGCGCTCCGGTGAGAATGCGCTGAATGTGATCAAGGCTCTGGAGCAGAAGCTGCAGGCCCTGCAGCAGGGGCTGCCGGCCGGGGTGGAGATTCAGACCGTTTACGATCGAGCGCCACTGATCCGGGGTGCGGTCGACTACCTGAACCATAAACTGCTGGAAGAGGGGTTGGTGGTAGCCCTGGTCTGCTTCATCTTTCTGCTCCATGTGCGTTCCGCTTTTGTCGCCATAATCACCTTGCCGCTGGGAGTGCTGGGGGCGTTCATGGTGATGTCGGCGCAGGGTATCACGGCCAATATCATGTCGCTCGGCGGTATCGCCATCGCGATCGGGGCGATGGTGGATGCCTCCATTGTGATGGTGGAGAATGCCCACCGGCGGTTGAGCGATATGCCCGGGTCGGTTGGACGCAAAGCGCAAAATGCCGCCATCCTGCAGTCGGCCAAGGAGGTGGGGCCAGGGCTGTTTTTCAGCCTGCTGATCATTACCGTATCCTTCCTGCCGGTGTTTGCGCTCACCGGTGAAAGTTATCGGTTGTTCTCCCCTCTGGCCTACACCAAAACCTATGCGATGGCCTTTGCTTCCCTGCTCTCGGTCACCCTGGTGCCGATCCTGATGTTGTGGCTGATCCGAGGACGGATCTTCCGCGAGGAGAGTAATCCACTGAATCGTTTCTTTGTCGCGCTCTACAAGCCGATTCTGGAGTTTTCCATGAAATGGCGTGTTTTTACCCTGGCCGTTGCCATCGCCGGTATCGCCAGTCTCTGGTACCCCTACAACAAGCTGGGTACCGAGTTCATGCCGGCGCTGTATGAGGGTGAGCTGCTCTACATGCCCACCACCCTGCCGGGAGTCTCCATCTCCAAGGCAAAAGAGATTCTGGCCCAGACCAACCGGTTGATCCTTACGCTGCCTGAGGTCGATCAGGTATTCGGCAAGGTGGGTCGGGCCGATACGGCGACTGATCCGGCACCGATTTCGATGATCGAGAGTTGGATACGCTTGAAACCGAAGCCTGAGTGGCGGCCAGGGATGACTGTGGGGTCGCTGACCAAGCAGCTTGACGAGCGGGTCAATCTGCCCGGGCTGGTCAACAGCTGGGGTTATCCGATCAAAATCCGCATGGATATGATCTCAACCGGTATCCGCACCCCGGTGGGGATTAAGATCTCCGGTCAGGATCTGAATCAGATCGGACGTATCGCACTGGATGTGGAAGCCGTGGTGAAGCAGGTGCCGGGCACCCGCAGCGCCTTTGCCGACCGGGTCACCGGGGGCAAGTATCTGGAGATCATCCCCAACCGTGATGAGCTGGCGCGACGCAATATCGATCTTGGTCTGTTCCAATCCATTATCCAGACCGCGCTCGGCGGTATGAAGGTTGCGGAAAGCGTACAGGGAAGGGAGCGTTACAACATCATGTTGCGCTACGACCGGCCATTCCGGGAATCGATACATCAGCTCTCGGACATCCTGGTACCAACCCCGGGTGGTATGCACATTCCGCTGGGGGAAGTGGCTACCATCGAATATGCCCCGGGACCGCCGATGATCAAATCGGAGGATGCCCGATTGACCGGCTGGGTGTTTGTCGATATCGACGAGCGGGATATCGGCAGTTATGTGGATGAGGCGCGAATGCGGGTTGCCGAGCAGGTCGACCTGCCACCGGGCTATGCCATCACCTGGTCCGGGCAGTATGAGCAGATGCTTGAAGCGCGGGAACGACTGCAGGTTGCGATACCTGCAGCCGTTGCGATCATCCTGGTGCTGCTGATGATCCATTTTGGCCGCACCGACCGAACGGTGATGGTGATGACGGCGTTGCCGTTCGGCTTGGTGGGTGGCCTGTGGGCGGTCTATCTGGCCGGCTACAACCTCTCAGTCGCCGTTGCTGTGGGTTTCATCGCACTGGGAGGCATTGCGGTGGAGACGGCGGTGGTGATGTTGATCTACATCGATCAGCAGGTACGCCAGCTTCCTCCGGTCGACCATAAAACCCTGTTTGCCGCCATCATGGCGGGCGCGGTACGGCGGGTGCGTCCGAAACTGATGACCGTTTCGGTGATCATCGCCGGTCTGTTACCCATCTTCTTTACCGAGGGGCCCGGTTCGGATGTGATGCGCCGTATTGCCCTGCCGATGGTGGGCGGGATGCTCAGTACCACCGTCATGACCCTGATCGTGATTCCGGTCATCTATCTGATCTGGGAGTCACGCAGGCTACCCCTCTCGACTGAAAATTCCACTGGGGATAACGATCTATCCCAACAACCACAAGAGGTATGA
- a CDS encoding copper-binding protein has product MSVRKLTVLIFGLLIQAAAYGASHQGHNMHDHSMMGGDANQAMGSGVLHQVDADKKMVNLTHQPIPTLNWPEMTMDLPVTKRVDLTRFKAGDQVHFTLKKGRDNHFRIISMEPHQ; this is encoded by the coding sequence ATGTCTGTTAGAAAACTTACTGTATTGATCTTCGGGCTGCTGATCCAGGCAGCTGCGTATGGGGCCAGCCATCAGGGCCACAACATGCATGACCATTCGATGATGGGTGGCGATGCCAATCAGGCGATGGGTAGCGGTGTTCTGCATCAAGTGGATGCGGATAAAAAGATGGTCAACCTCACTCATCAGCCTATCCCGACACTGAACTGGCCGGAGATGACCATGGATCTGCCGGTCACCAAACGGGTTGATCTGACTCGGTTCAAGGCTGGAGACCAGGTGCATTTCACCCTCAAGAAGGGACGGGACAACCATTTCAGGATCATCTCCATGGAGCCTCATCAATAG
- a CDS encoding bifunctional diguanylate cyclase/phosphodiesterase, with amino-acid sequence MDSRINDILDNDLAEAILHTTEDGILITDNSGLVVKYNRRFTELWRLPWELSEETTLDDFQDHMLGQLTDQQSFLNNLALYRNQPETKGFETLYLKDGRVYEQFSQPMYRNGEVTAQVWSFRDFTLAERLQKELYKETSFRVAILNTLPDLIWLKDTQGVYLACNDRFEDFFGAKEIEIIGKSDYDFVDSELADFFRAHDKKSMEKGGPSVNEEWISFANDGHKELLETTKTPLYDHQKKLIGILGIGHDITERRAAEERLRESEERLSLAMRGTNDGLWDWNLVNDEAYYSPRWKEMLGYQNDELPNHLETWKQLVHAEDRDRVLKEVTDYINGSSDSLEIEMRMHHKAGHDVHVLSRAIRLFQEPDGKPVRLVGTHVDITERKRVERHDERNAEILEMIAIGRPAAEIYDAIALMYEARHPGMRCSLLELHKGRLLHGGAPSMPKAYCDAVHGLEFGPDIGSCGTSTYTGHRVIVENIETDPKWATIKDAALPHGMRCCWSEPIKSSTGKVLGAFGMYYDYPATPNEEESNDLKAAARLASIVMERDQNQKRIHQLAYTDELTGLASRPHFFQSLDELIKTSKRHQRRFSLLYIDLDNFKNVNDTLGHDVGDQLLKVIAKRLKKFGRDVDFVARLSGDEFCILMDDVSDDYITANLAKRCLELIAQPLELSSRWHTPACSIGIAHYPDDGTDASQLLKAADTSLYAAKEHGKNRFAFYNQELTRKAEYRFQFEQYLREAIESEQLTLVYQPQLHLATGQIIGVEALSRWHHPVMGQVPPTEFIQVAEQIGMIKPLTKTILCNACRQAVSWQQQGLPLLRMSVNISPSHFLDEQLVTLIDQVLEETEMDPTLLELEVTETAVQTDRKNIAIFSHLKESGIQIAIDDFGTGYSSIASLKHLKVDSLKIDKYFINDMLLDKKTQYLVNTMIEMGHNLGHTIVAEGIETKAQLELLKRLNCDTAQGYLFSRPVSAEAIPKLVVNGIPT; translated from the coding sequence ATGGATAGCCGGATAAACGACATACTCGATAACGATTTGGCTGAAGCCATTCTGCACACCACAGAAGATGGCATCCTGATAACGGACAACTCAGGCCTGGTGGTCAAATACAACCGGCGTTTTACTGAACTGTGGCGCTTACCCTGGGAACTCAGCGAGGAGACAACCCTTGACGATTTTCAGGATCATATGCTGGGTCAGCTAACCGATCAGCAAAGTTTCCTGAACAATCTGGCGCTCTACCGAAATCAACCGGAGACAAAAGGTTTTGAGACCCTCTATCTGAAAGATGGCCGTGTCTACGAACAATTCAGCCAACCGATGTATCGCAATGGGGAGGTCACTGCCCAGGTCTGGAGCTTCAGGGATTTCACCCTGGCTGAACGGCTGCAGAAAGAGCTCTATAAAGAGACCAGTTTTCGTGTTGCGATACTGAATACCCTGCCCGATCTGATCTGGTTGAAAGACACACAAGGTGTCTACCTCGCCTGCAATGACAGATTTGAGGATTTCTTCGGCGCCAAGGAGATCGAGATCATCGGCAAGAGTGATTACGATTTTGTCGATTCGGAATTGGCGGATTTTTTCCGGGCGCATGACAAAAAGTCGATGGAAAAGGGTGGCCCCTCAGTCAATGAGGAGTGGATATCCTTCGCCAATGATGGACACAAAGAGCTGTTGGAGACCACCAAGACGCCGCTCTACGACCACCAGAAAAAACTCATCGGCATCCTCGGTATCGGCCACGACATCACCGAAAGAAGAGCGGCTGAAGAGCGGCTCAGGGAGAGTGAGGAGCGTTTGTCACTCGCCATGCGTGGCACGAATGACGGCCTCTGGGACTGGAACCTGGTCAACGATGAGGCCTACTACTCACCTCGCTGGAAAGAGATGCTCGGTTATCAGAATGATGAATTGCCGAACCACCTGGAGACCTGGAAACAGCTGGTCCATGCCGAGGATAGGGATCGGGTGCTGAAAGAGGTTACAGACTATATCAATGGCAGTTCGGATTCACTGGAGATCGAAATGCGCATGCACCACAAGGCCGGTCATGATGTGCATGTGCTGTCCCGTGCGATTCGTCTCTTCCAGGAGCCTGACGGAAAACCGGTACGCCTGGTCGGTACCCATGTCGACATTACCGAGCGCAAGCGTGTGGAAAGACACGACGAAAGAAACGCCGAAATCCTCGAGATGATCGCAATCGGCAGACCGGCCGCAGAGATCTACGATGCCATCGCGCTGATGTATGAAGCGCGGCATCCGGGGATGCGCTGCTCTCTGCTGGAACTGCACAAAGGCAGACTCCTGCATGGCGGCGCACCAAGCATGCCGAAGGCCTACTGCGATGCGGTGCACGGCCTGGAATTCGGCCCGGACATCGGCTCCTGCGGTACCTCCACCTATACCGGCCATCGGGTCATTGTGGAGAACATTGAAACCGACCCGAAGTGGGCAACCATCAAGGATGCGGCCCTGCCCCATGGTATGCGTTGCTGCTGGTCCGAGCCGATCAAAAGCTCCACCGGAAAGGTATTGGGCGCATTCGGCATGTACTATGACTACCCGGCGACCCCGAATGAGGAAGAGTCCAACGACCTGAAAGCGGCCGCACGGCTCGCCAGTATCGTGATGGAGCGGGACCAGAATCAAAAAAGGATTCATCAACTGGCCTACACCGATGAATTGACCGGCCTGGCCAGCCGACCCCACTTCTTTCAAAGCCTGGATGAATTGATCAAAACATCGAAACGGCATCAGCGTCGTTTCAGTCTGCTCTACATCGACCTGGACAACTTCAAGAATGTCAACGACACCCTGGGGCATGACGTGGGCGACCAGTTACTCAAGGTGATCGCAAAGAGGCTGAAGAAGTTTGGCCGGGATGTGGATTTTGTCGCCCGCCTGAGTGGTGATGAATTCTGCATCCTAATGGATGATGTATCCGATGATTACATCACCGCCAACCTGGCCAAACGCTGCCTGGAGCTGATCGCTCAACCGCTTGAATTATCATCCCGCTGGCATACACCGGCCTGCAGTATCGGTATCGCCCACTATCCGGATGACGGCACAGATGCCTCGCAACTGCTGAAGGCTGCAGACACCTCCCTGTATGCAGCCAAGGAGCATGGAAAGAATCGCTTTGCGTTCTACAATCAGGAGCTGACGCGCAAGGCCGAGTACCGTTTCCAGTTTGAACAGTATCTTCGTGAAGCCATAGAGTCTGAACAACTGACCCTGGTCTATCAGCCACAACTCCATCTGGCCACCGGACAGATCATTGGTGTCGAGGCGCTCTCCCGCTGGCATCACCCGGTCATGGGGCAGGTTCCACCAACCGAGTTCATCCAGGTTGCGGAACAGATCGGCATGATCAAGCCACTCACCAAAACCATCCTCTGCAACGCCTGCAGACAGGCTGTCAGTTGGCAGCAGCAAGGCCTGCCCCTGTTGCGCATGTCCGTCAATATTTCCCCCTCCCACTTTCTCGACGAACAACTGGTGACCCTGATCGATCAGGTGCTGGAAGAGACAGAGATGGATCCCACACTGCTCGAACTGGAGGTCACCGAGACCGCCGTTCAGACAGATCGGAAAAACATCGCCATCTTCAGCCACCTCAAAGAGTCGGGCATTCAGATCGCCATCGATGACTTCGGTACCGGCTACTCCTCCATCGCCTCACTGAAACATCTGAAAGTGGACAGCCTCAAAATCGACAAATACTTCATCAACGATATGCTGCTGGATAAGAAGACCCAGTACCTGGTCAATACGATGATCGAGATGGGTCACAATCTTGGCCACACCATTGTCGCTGAAGGCATCGAGACCAAAGCACAACTGGAGTTGCTGAAACGGCTCAATTGCGACACCGCACAGGGATATCTGTTCAGCAGACCGGTGTCTGCTGAAGCGATACCCAAACTGGTGGTGAACGGCATCCCGACCTGA